One genomic segment of Garra rufa chromosome 13, GarRuf1.0, whole genome shotgun sequence includes these proteins:
- the myct1a gene encoding myc target protein 1 homolog yields the protein MADNSTHPIVEILESFGLRDVILAFCLSMVVGLLLGAVVYMILTWMSRRRASAPITRVPIHQSRSTTRSSSPRSRPGYTRHSSVYDRRSNNSLASAAFSFHRQTSSSPIDYGDSPGRKSSFRASTFHPLLQCSQIAREAEEGAQNSLPRTPTLTTSPGAAGSTSTVSSMVTPPRTRTRPDSFWGNSNLRGFHAGQTPPPAYESIIRAYQETTT from the exons ATGGCGGATAACAGCACTCATCCTATTGTGGAGATACTGGAGTCCTTCGGATTGA GGGATGTGATTCTGGCCTTCTGTCTTTCTATGGTTGTTGGTCTTCTGCTGGGAGCTGTGGTCTATATGATCTTGACCTGGATGTCACGTCGACGAGCATCAGCCCCCATCACACGTGTACCCATCCACCAGTCCCGTTCCACCACCCGTTCATCCTCGCCACGTTCTCGGCCAGGCTACACTCGACACAGCAGTGTGTATGATCGACGCAGCAATAACAGTCTGGCCAGTGCTGCCTTCTCCTTCCATCGGCAAACCTCATCCTCACCTATAGACTATGGTGACTCACCTGGGCGCAAGTCAAGCTTCCGGGCCTCTACTTTTCATCCTCTTCTCCAGTGTAGCCAGATTGCTCGTGAGGCAGAAGAAGGTGCCCAGAACAGCCTGCCAAGGACCCCCACTCTCACTACCAGCCCTGGGGCGGCTGGATCCACCAGCACTGTCAGTTCCATGGTCACTCCACCACGGACCAGAACCAGGCCGGATTCCTTCTGGGGCAACAGCAATCTAAGAGGGTTTCATGCTGGCCAAACTCCACCACCTGCCTATGAAAGCATCATACGAGCCTATCAGGAGACAACCACATGA